A genomic window from Paramormyrops kingsleyae isolate MSU_618 chromosome 23, PKINGS_0.4, whole genome shotgun sequence includes:
- the sytl1 gene encoding synaptotagmin-like protein 1 gives MECDGGSETPLDLSHLTEEEQAAILHVLVRDSELRNAEERRVRKLQNTVLDPQRLKTLTGGWFKELWSKRHKRLGSDIVQASIRRKKKPNDVSLSVLPLFEKPPSPKPLRLNGEEEAAKWRSAADRVSPTPAPRRMGASKSPEMLNGSPGSTECVREQRQKEETAEEESALQNPSFHLQVDSEKDSDSLSSTATDLDPTRIRPSDSVSSLHSNHTLSGSMMSLFSSGEFGAVEVRGTLQFTLYYDTKKEEFHVQVCRCQDLALARKNRSDPYVKTYLLPDKTTHSKRKTNVKKKTVNPVFEETLKYKIKMMELKGRTLNLSVWHHDPLRRNIFLGEVEVALAEWDWGQKDPVWHPLVPRVQLSQGSVPSRGTLMLSMKFVPAESEGHGMPVTGELHIWIREAQGLIPIKGGAVDSFIKSYILPDESRSSRQKTRVVKRTVSPTFNHTMVYDGFHVSDLNEACAEITLWEKDSLSSRQLGGVRLSTGSGQSYGQPVVWMDSTEEEINVWTTMIQHPNAWVDASLPLRTDLTTRKE, from the exons ATGGAGTGTGACGGGGGATCGGAGACGCCGCTGGACCTCAGTCACCTGACGGAGGAGGAGCAGGCTGCCATCCTGCATGTGCTGGTGCGCGACTCGGAGTTGCGCAATGCAGAGGAGCGGCGCgtcag GAAGCTGCAGAACACTGTGCTGGATCCCCAGCGGCTGAAAACCCTCACAGGCGGCTGGTTCAAGGAGCTGTGGTCCAAACGGCACAAGAGGCTCGGCTCGGACATCGTCCAGGCGTCCATCCGGCGCAAGAAGAAGCCAAATG ATGTTTCCCTGAGTGTGTTGCCCCTGTTTGAGAAGCCGCCGTCCCCGAAACCACTAAGGCTAAATGGAGAGGAGGAAGCAGCCAAGTGGAGAAG TGCTGCAGATCGTGTGAGCCCCACACCTGCCCCCAGACGGATGGGCGCGTCCAAG AGTCCCGAGATGCTTAATGGGTCTCCAGGTTCGACAG agtGCGTCAGAgaacagagacagaaagaggAAACTGCAGAGGAGGAATCAGCACTGCAGAACCCCTCCTTTCACCTGCAG GTGGACTCTGAGAAAGACTCGGACTCCCTCTCCAGCACCGCTACCGACCTCGACCCGACCCGAATCAGACCGAGCGATTCAGTCTCCAGCCTGCACTCTAACCACACG CTAAGTGGCAGTATGATGAGCCTGTTCAGCTCCGGGGAGTTCGGAGCAGTGGAGGTGCGAGGCACCCTACAGTTCACCCTATACTATGACACCAAAAAGGAGGAGTTTCATGTGCAAGTGTGTCGCTGCCAGGACCTTGCCCTCGCCCGCAAGAACCGATCTGACCC GTACGTGAAGACCTACCTGCTCCCAGACAAGACCACCCACAGTAAGAGGAAGACCAATGTGAAGAAGAAGACGGTGAACCCTGTGTTCGAAGAGACTCTGAAA TACAAGATAAAGATGATGGAACTGAAGGGCAGGACACTAAACCTATCTGTGTGGCACCACGATCCCCTGCGGAGGAACATCTTCCtgggggaggtggaggtggcGCTGGCGGAGTGGGACTGGGGGCAGAAGGACCCGGTCTGGCACCCTCTGGTGCCGCGG GTCCAGCTGTCTCAGGGCTCTGTGCCCAGCCGCGGCACCCTCATGCTGTCCATGAAATTCGTTCCAGCTGAATCTGAAG GTCACGGCATGCCAGTGACAGGAGAACTGCACATCTGGATAAGGGAGGCGCAGGGACTTATACCCATCAAAGGGGGCGCTGTAGACTCTTTTATTAAAAG TTATATTTTACCAGATGAGAGTCGCTCCAGCCGGCAGAAAACCCGTGTGGTGAAGCGCACAGTCAGCCCCACGTTCAACCACACCATGGTCTACGATGGCTTCCATGTCTCGGACCTGAATGAAGCCTGTGCTGAAATTACCTTGTGGGAGAAGGATTCCCTGTCCTCCCGACAGCTAGGGGGCGTGAGACTAAGCACAGGTTCCG GCCAAAGCTATGGACAGCCTGTGGTGTGGATGGACTCCACTGAGGAGGAGATCAATGTGTGGACCACCATGATCCAGCACCCCAATGCCTGGGTGGATGCTTCTCTGCCCCTGAGAACTGACCTGACCACCCGTAAAGAGTAA
- the LOC111854308 gene encoding proton-coupled zinc antiporter SLC30A2-like yields MQAADEKTKLLLQQQLLGASYASSAAEKLIGQCHCHSSTGDAIGRTEEKRRARLQLYRASTVCLIFIVGQVVGGCLAHSLALLADAAHLLVDFASMLLSLFSLWVASRPATKVMSFGWHRAEVLGALLSVLSIWVVTAVLVSMAVWRLMSQDFHIDGGIMLITSGCAVAANIVMGITLHQSAHAHGPFRSGPGPQRSQPNASVRAAFIHVIGDLLQSLGVLLTSYVIYFKPEYRIIDPICTFLFSVLVLGTTLTVLRDVLTVLMEGTPPGLHFTQVKQSLLSVCGVRQLHSLHIWALTVNQPVLSVHITVEDGVEAQTLLKEASQMLQSQYGFHTITIQIEDYSEDMADCHKCRDPAE; encoded by the exons ATGCAAGCAGCAGATGAGAAGACAAAGCTCCTTCTGCAACAGCAGTTGCTCGGGGCATCATACGCTTCCAG TGCTGCAGAgaagctgattggccagtgtCACTGTCACTCATCCACCGGCGATGCCATTGGCCGCACCGAGGAGAAGCGCCGGGCCCGCCTCCAGCTGTACAGAGCCTCCACTGTCTGTCTGATCTTCATTGTTGGGCAGGTGGTgg GCGGCTGTCTGGCTCACAGCCTGGCCCTCCTGGCGGACGCCGCCCACCTGCTCGTCGACTTCGCCAGCATGCTGCTGAGTCTCTTCTCCCTCTGGGTGGCCTCCCGACCTGCCACCAAGGTCATGAGCTTTGGCTGGCACCGGGCAG aGGTGCTGGGCGCTCTGCTCTCCGTGCTCTCCATCTGGGTGGTGACAGCCGTCCTGGTCTCCATGGCGGTATGGCGGCTGATGTCACAGGACTTCCACATCGACGGCGGCATCATGCTCATCACGTCAGGCTGCGCCGTAGCCGCCAACATCGT gaTGGGCATCACCCTCCACCAGTCCGCTCATGCCCACGGCCCCTTTCGCAGTGGACCAGGACCCCAGAGATCGCAGCCAAACGCCAGCGTGCGTGCGGCCTTCATCCATGTGATCGGCGATCTGCTGCAGAGCCTGGGAGTGCTGCTGACCTCCTATGTCATCTACTTCAAG cCGGAGTACAGGATCATCGATCCCATCTGCACGTTCCTTTTCTCTGTGCTCGTCCTGGGGACGACCCTCACTGTGCTGCGGGACGTGCTGACGGTGTTAATGGAGG GCACGCCGCCCGGCCTCCACTTCACGCAGGTGAAGCAGTCTCTGCTGTCCGTCTGCGGCGTCAGGCAGCTGCACAGCCTGCACATCTGGGCCCTGACAGTCAACCAGCCCGTGCTGTCCGTCCACATCACCGTGG AGGACGGTGTTGAGGCGCAGACCTTGCTGAAGGAGGCCAGCCAGATGCTGCAGTCCCAGTACGGTTTCCATACCATCACCATTCAGATTGAGGACTACTCTGAAGACATGGCGGATTGCCACAAGTGCCGGGACCCTGCAGAGTGA